A DNA window from Thermoflexus sp. contains the following coding sequences:
- a CDS encoding IclR family transcriptional regulator, translated as MRQKRSGLRKDKRQRLQTIDRALGLLELICQAEDGSSITELSRQTGLPKSTVHRLLATLSAHRLVVQDPQTSRYLPGIKLFELAQAVLQRLELRKQALPELRDLCQRTNETVHLAILDDGDVIYIDKQESQQTIRMFSAIGKRGPAHCTGVGKVLLAALPEHELDELIRRKGLPRFTEKTIVDPETLKAHLAQVRQQGYAIDDTEHEPEIRCVACPIRDHTGRVIAAVSLTIPAFRATRAQIEALAPLVREYADRISRKMGWTGESL; from the coding sequence ATGCGACAGAAACGCTCCGGGTTGCGGAAGGATAAGCGCCAGCGCCTGCAGACGATCGATCGGGCGTTGGGGCTGCTGGAATTGATCTGCCAGGCCGAGGATGGATCTTCGATTACCGAGCTCAGCCGGCAAACGGGCCTGCCCAAAAGCACGGTGCATCGATTGCTGGCGACCCTCAGCGCCCATCGGCTGGTGGTTCAGGATCCCCAGACGAGCCGTTATCTTCCTGGCATCAAACTCTTTGAGCTAGCTCAGGCGGTCCTGCAGAGGCTCGAGCTGCGCAAGCAGGCTCTCCCTGAGCTCCGCGATTTATGTCAGCGAACCAATGAGACGGTGCACCTTGCCATCCTGGATGACGGCGATGTGATTTATATCGACAAGCAGGAAAGCCAGCAGACGATCCGGATGTTTTCGGCAATCGGCAAACGAGGTCCAGCGCATTGCACCGGCGTGGGCAAAGTTCTGCTGGCAGCGTTGCCGGAGCATGAGCTGGACGAGCTGATCCGGCGCAAGGGTCTTCCTCGATTCACAGAGAAGACCATTGTGGATCCTGAAACCCTGAAGGCCCATCTGGCTCAGGTACGACAGCAGGGATATGCCATTGATGACACCGAACATGAGCCCGAGATCCGTTGTGTCGCTTGCCCTATCCGGGATCACACGGGCCGGGTGATTGCCGCGGTCAGCCTGACCATACCGGCTTTCCGGGCCACGCGAGCGCAGATCGAAGCCCTCGCCCCTTTGGTCCGCGAGTATGCCGATCGGATCTCCCGGAAGATGGGCTGGACCGGCGAGAGTCTGTAA
- a CDS encoding FadR/GntR family transcriptional regulator yields the protein MCSIIWNKVSLYKILCACGSSVNGFRKFGGNRLSSPGLVRQERIRNGKLKPRDPLPSKRDLAEQFGASRTAVRETLQALRDAFRASFS from the coding sequence ATGTGTTCCATTATTTGGAACAAGGTTTCTCTATATAAAATCTTATGTGCTTGTGGATCATCCGTCAATGGGTTTCGCAAATTTGGTGGAAATCGTCTTTCGTCCCCCGGTTTGGTCAGGCAGGAGCGGATCCGCAATGGGAAGTTGAAGCCGAGAGATCCGCTGCCCTCCAAGCGGGATCTGGCCGAGCAGTTCGGGGCGAGCCGCACGGCTGTGCGGGAGACCCTCCAGGCATTGCGGGATGCATTCCGGGCTTCGTTCTCCTGA
- a CDS encoding 2Fe-2S iron-sulfur cluster-binding protein: MPGFVLLTVAMLEREPDLEEPVLIEYLSGNLCQRGSYLRILKAVRAAAQDRKRHSF, encoded by the coding sequence ATTCCGGGCTTCGTTCTCCTGACAGTCGCCATGCTGGAGAGGGAGCCTGATCTGGAGGAGCCAGTCCTTATCGAATACCTCTCAGGGAACCTGTGCCAGCGCGGAAGCTATCTTCGCATCCTGAAGGCTGTCCGCGCGGCGGCCCAGGACCGAAAGCGGCATTCCTTCTGA
- a CDS encoding YbjN domain-containing protein: MGKSVQALEDEQAFTHALADALEQLGWEIIHRPSLENEPLIVRRPSTYRILLRYVHHRPQINRILIYILFGGRGPENRSPEALRAVNQLNDAYNLAKLSIDEDGDVWCQTVFPFGAALDPELFSAYLEWWDAALTVWAQEHLKPFMA; the protein is encoded by the coding sequence ATGGGGAAATCCGTTCAAGCCCTGGAAGATGAGCAGGCCTTCACGCATGCGCTGGCCGACGCCCTGGAACAGCTGGGATGGGAGATCATCCACCGCCCCTCCCTCGAGAACGAGCCCCTCATCGTCCGCCGCCCCTCCACGTATCGGATCCTGTTGCGCTATGTTCATCATCGGCCCCAGATCAACCGCATCCTCATCTATATCCTTTTCGGCGGGCGAGGGCCGGAGAACCGGAGCCCGGAGGCGCTGCGTGCGGTCAACCAGTTGAACGATGCCTATAACCTGGCCAAGCTCTCCATCGATGAGGACGGGGATGTCTGGTGCCAAACGGTCTTCCCCTTCGGCGCCGCCCTGGACCCGGAGCTGTTCTCCGCATATCTGGAGTGGTGGGACGCGGCGCTCACCGTATGGGCCCAGGAGCACCTGAAGCCCTTCATGGCATGA
- a CDS encoding LacI family DNA-binding transcriptional regulator, which translates to MATIRDVARRAGVSPATVSYVLNNSGPVRPETRERVLRAIAELGYHPHAGARQLKRRRSDTMGLILPTGERRLSDPFFLELIHALGDACADHHLDLLIATCRDPAADLRLIDRLYKGRRVDGFLLIDLQRQDPRIPHLQQAGIPFVAFGRVEGNGEFPWVDVDGAAGMREAVAFLVGKGHRRIAYLSPPLSFTFAYHRFRGYQQGLIEADLPFDETLVRITRLTMEGGYEAAWALLREGIRFTALIAATDLMALGAMRALHEAGRTPGQDVAVIGFDDIPMAAQAHPPLTTLRQPMDQIGRALVRAWQAAVNGESLPPTLIPPTLIRRESA; encoded by the coding sequence ATGGCGACGATCCGGGATGTGGCCCGGCGGGCGGGGGTCTCCCCGGCTACTGTCTCCTATGTCCTGAACAACTCCGGGCCGGTGCGGCCGGAGACCCGGGAACGGGTGTTGCGGGCCATCGCCGAGCTGGGCTACCATCCCCACGCCGGAGCCCGACAGCTGAAACGCCGCCGTTCTGACACCATGGGCCTGATCCTTCCCACCGGCGAGCGCCGCCTCAGTGACCCCTTCTTCCTGGAGCTCATCCATGCCCTCGGGGATGCCTGTGCGGATCACCACCTCGATCTCCTGATCGCCACTTGTCGGGACCCCGCCGCCGATCTCCGCCTGATCGATCGTCTCTATAAAGGCCGACGGGTGGATGGCTTCCTCCTCATCGACCTCCAGCGCCAGGATCCCCGCATCCCGCATCTGCAGCAGGCCGGCATCCCCTTTGTGGCCTTCGGACGCGTGGAGGGCAACGGCGAGTTCCCCTGGGTGGATGTGGACGGCGCGGCCGGGATGCGGGAGGCCGTAGCCTTCCTGGTCGGGAAGGGACACCGCCGCATCGCCTACCTGAGCCCGCCCCTCTCTTTCACCTTCGCCTACCATCGCTTCCGGGGCTACCAGCAAGGGCTGATCGAAGCGGATCTCCCCTTCGACGAGACCCTGGTCCGGATCACCCGCCTGACCATGGAGGGCGGCTATGAGGCGGCGTGGGCGCTGCTGCGGGAGGGCATTCGGTTCACCGCCCTGATCGCCGCCACCGACCTGATGGCCCTCGGGGCAATGCGCGCCCTCCATGAGGCCGGCCGGACGCCGGGGCAGGATGTCGCGGTGATCGGTTTCGATGACATCCCGATGGCCGCCCAGGCCCATCCGCCCCTCACCACGCTGCGCCAGCCCATGGACCAGATCGGCCGGGCCCTGGTCCGCGCCTGGCAAGCGGCGGTGAACGGCGAATCCCTGCCTCCCACCCTGATCCCGCCGACCCTGATCCGCCGGGAATCCGCCTGA
- a CDS encoding glycosyl hydrolase family 95 catalytic domain-containing protein, with protein MRLPRDYYHAFLGNGHDGVLIGYTGAMVPDRPPNGWHPYLDRCQWYKSDRYYPEDRLVDVVPPRHPPFAAALPKTGKPWAELAPLGYTAYEVEVEGQAGQVHGFTQTFIPEEGTVYTTVDWGVARAEVTTFLCPDRPLLVIRYRFNRPVRLRVRAAPGVWQEEGHETDPFDALTFLNGRPAAFYRLGPYQGFIEVALAEAQCGGREGKVWWLEGEGTAFTHYFAIVDDYAGPLDTEIIPRAMAEGPEALHARTRAFWRDYFAASRFELPDPAFERVYRTSRYLFKAIQNPISGGLPVGNLRLTWSSHLFWDAYFIHRALLEANHIAEGEAAIRFFLRTREAAERHAREDFNAPGLKWDWELTHRGEPAYGIWVHQKEQVHNNAAYANMLFQLYAFTRDRRLLERVFPLLEGLAVFFLHAVVEETPRGFEIRPMVGVDERPVRVRNEGITLAGTIRLLERYVQAARLLGRADGLIERSAQAATGLRRTLGRLYNGRYFQASEEEDHLNMSSLAPIYPMEVIPPEDPRAIRTVRAYRERYAGRMVGHGNNEWGFPWAAAVLATIQAWQGDGEGAWQTLQEIRPAFSMHGGIAETVDDEGRWNMQYFGTAHGALCTALHHLVVQTREDGIRIATSLPATWERGAWENWRAHGLLLSGEWDRRRNHLEASLRNPTGEPIAIQLRIGRMDGELTVAPGEARRIQTSLF; from the coding sequence ATGCGGCTGCCACGGGATTACTATCACGCGTTTCTGGGGAACGGGCATGACGGGGTGCTGATCGGTTACACCGGGGCGATGGTGCCGGACCGCCCGCCGAACGGCTGGCACCCCTATCTGGATCGCTGCCAGTGGTATAAGTCCGATCGCTACTATCCGGAGGACCGCCTGGTGGATGTCGTCCCTCCGCGCCACCCACCCTTCGCGGCGGCCTTGCCGAAGACGGGGAAGCCGTGGGCGGAGCTGGCTCCCCTGGGTTACACCGCTTACGAGGTGGAGGTGGAGGGCCAGGCCGGGCAGGTGCATGGATTCACCCAGACCTTTATCCCGGAGGAGGGGACGGTTTACACGACGGTGGATTGGGGGGTGGCCCGGGCGGAGGTGACCACGTTCCTGTGTCCGGACCGTCCACTCCTGGTGATCCGCTACCGCTTCAACCGGCCGGTTCGCCTGCGGGTCCGGGCCGCGCCAGGCGTATGGCAGGAGGAAGGTCACGAGACGGATCCCTTCGATGCGCTGACCTTCCTGAATGGGCGTCCGGCGGCGTTCTACCGCCTGGGCCCCTATCAGGGCTTTATCGAAGTGGCGCTGGCGGAGGCCCAGTGCGGGGGTCGTGAGGGAAAGGTCTGGTGGCTGGAAGGGGAGGGGACCGCCTTCACCCACTACTTCGCCATCGTCGATGATTATGCGGGCCCTCTGGACACCGAGATCATCCCCCGGGCCATGGCCGAGGGGCCGGAGGCGCTTCATGCGCGCACCCGAGCGTTCTGGCGGGACTATTTCGCCGCCTCGCGTTTTGAGCTCCCGGATCCGGCCTTCGAGCGGGTCTACCGGACCAGCCGGTATTTGTTCAAGGCGATTCAGAACCCGATCTCGGGCGGGCTCCCGGTGGGCAACCTGCGGCTGACCTGGTCTTCTCACTTGTTCTGGGATGCCTATTTCATCCACCGGGCGCTGCTGGAGGCCAACCATATCGCGGAGGGAGAGGCGGCCATCCGCTTCTTCCTGCGCACCCGGGAGGCGGCCGAGCGCCACGCCCGGGAGGATTTCAACGCCCCCGGCCTGAAATGGGACTGGGAGCTTACCCACCGGGGCGAGCCGGCCTATGGGATCTGGGTGCACCAGAAGGAGCAGGTCCATAACAACGCTGCCTACGCCAACATGCTCTTCCAGCTATACGCGTTCACCCGGGACCGCCGCCTCCTCGAGCGGGTTTTCCCGCTGCTGGAAGGGCTGGCGGTTTTCTTCCTGCACGCGGTCGTGGAGGAGACGCCGCGCGGCTTCGAGATCCGCCCGATGGTTGGGGTCGATGAGCGGCCGGTGCGGGTGCGCAACGAAGGGATCACCCTGGCGGGGACCATCCGGCTGCTGGAACGGTATGTCCAGGCCGCCCGCCTGCTGGGCCGGGCGGATGGGCTGATCGAGCGGAGCGCCCAAGCCGCCACCGGGCTTCGCCGCACCCTGGGCCGCCTCTACAACGGGCGTTATTTCCAGGCCTCGGAAGAGGAGGACCATCTCAACATGAGCAGCCTGGCCCCCATCTACCCGATGGAAGTGATCCCGCCAGAAGATCCGCGGGCGATCCGGACCGTTCGGGCTTACCGCGAGCGATATGCCGGACGCATGGTGGGCCATGGCAACAACGAGTGGGGGTTCCCATGGGCGGCTGCGGTGCTGGCCACCATCCAGGCATGGCAGGGGGATGGCGAAGGCGCATGGCAGACGTTGCAGGAGATCCGCCCCGCTTTCTCCATGCACGGGGGGATCGCGGAGACCGTGGACGACGAGGGGCGATGGAACATGCAGTATTTTGGGACGGCTCATGGGGCCCTGTGCACCGCGCTGCACCACCTGGTGGTTCAGACCCGGGAGGACGGGATTCGGATCGCGACGAGCCTGCCGGCGACCTGGGAGAGGGGAGCCTGGGAGAACTGGCGGGCCCACGGTCTGCTCCTTTCCGGGGAATGGGATCGCCGGCGGAATCACCTCGAGGCCTCGCTGCGCAATCCGACCGGGGAGCCCATCGCCATACAGTTGCGGATCGGCCGGATGGACGGGGAGCTCACTGTCGCGCCGGGCGAGGCGCGACGGATCCAAACCTCTCTATTCTGA
- a CDS encoding ABC transporter substrate-binding protein produces the protein MKRFLLLLAVLALAVTACVPAATPTPAVTREVVVTRVEVTKEVEKPKITVRLSGWAANPQETALLESLLYRCSLKNPDVVVKYEPITGDYWAKIKTLVASKEEPDIYYMDIFQFPFFVSKGVLVPLDDYMAKSGVKKEDFIKTLIDAFTGPDGKVYGIPKDFNTLALFYNKDLFAKAGIPEPNENWTWDDLKNAARKLSDPAKGIYGLGVPADPGRFPIFVFQNGGRIMTPDFKDTLLDSPEVIEAAKFYTSFRAEKIGAIPSDVGVDWQGTAFGQGKLAMVFEGGWLIPYLREQFPNLKWGATFPPKGPKGRGNLIFTVAYVISKNSKNPEAAWKTIECLTSEESQTVVLSTGFALPSRAKLTEHEYFKTHPESLVIFKGAEFGTPFMWGLRGDVVNEQMGKALERIYLEGQDVGASFKQAAEEVRKALKEQQ, from the coding sequence ATGAAAAGGTTCCTGCTCCTGCTCGCCGTTCTCGCTCTGGCTGTGACGGCCTGCGTGCCGGCGGCCACGCCCACCCCCGCGGTCACCCGGGAGGTGGTGGTGACCCGGGTGGAGGTCACCAAGGAGGTGGAGAAGCCCAAGATCACGGTGCGGCTCTCCGGCTGGGCGGCCAACCCCCAGGAGACGGCCCTGCTGGAATCTCTACTCTATCGCTGTTCCCTGAAGAACCCGGATGTCGTCGTCAAATACGAGCCGATCACTGGGGACTACTGGGCCAAGATCAAGACCCTGGTCGCCTCTAAGGAGGAACCGGACATCTACTATATGGACATCTTCCAGTTCCCCTTCTTCGTCTCCAAGGGCGTCCTGGTGCCCCTGGATGACTATATGGCGAAGTCCGGCGTGAAGAAGGAGGACTTCATCAAGACCCTGATCGACGCCTTCACCGGGCCGGACGGCAAGGTCTACGGCATCCCCAAGGACTTCAACACCCTGGCCCTGTTCTACAACAAGGACCTCTTCGCCAAGGCGGGGATCCCGGAGCCGAACGAGAACTGGACGTGGGATGACCTGAAGAACGCTGCCCGCAAGCTTTCGGATCCGGCGAAGGGCATCTACGGCCTGGGCGTCCCGGCCGACCCTGGGCGCTTCCCGATCTTCGTTTTCCAGAACGGCGGGCGCATCATGACCCCGGATTTCAAAGACACGCTGCTGGACAGCCCAGAGGTCATCGAGGCGGCGAAGTTCTACACCTCCTTCCGGGCGGAGAAGATCGGGGCGATCCCGTCCGATGTGGGGGTGGACTGGCAGGGGACGGCCTTCGGTCAGGGGAAGCTGGCGATGGTCTTTGAGGGCGGGTGGTTGATCCCCTACCTCCGGGAGCAGTTCCCGAACCTCAAGTGGGGCGCCACCTTCCCGCCGAAGGGCCCCAAGGGGCGCGGGAACCTGATCTTCACCGTGGCCTACGTGATCTCCAAGAACAGCAAGAACCCGGAGGCTGCCTGGAAGACCATCGAGTGCCTGACCAGCGAGGAGAGCCAGACGGTGGTGCTCTCCACCGGCTTCGCCCTGCCGTCTCGCGCCAAACTTACGGAGCATGAATACTTCAAGACCCACCCGGAATCCCTGGTCATCTTTAAGGGGGCGGAGTTCGGCACGCCCTTCATGTGGGGCCTGCGAGGCGATGTGGTGAACGAGCAGATGGGCAAGGCCCTGGAGCGGATCTACCTGGAGGGCCAGGATGTGGGGGCCAGCTTCAAGCAGGCCGCCGAGGAGGTCCGCAAGGCCCTCAAGGAGCAACAGTAA
- a CDS encoding sugar ABC transporter permease gives MPRIRRRQLGEWVAAYVLLSPYLFVFLVFNVFAIAYALYLSFTYFDLFSPPRWIGLGNYLYLLRDALFLQKAIPNTLKYVAVVVPVQTVISLLLAFALDQEIKFRRFFRTLFYVPSVTSSVVISLIFLWLFKKTGVINQILGLSIDWLNSPTFALPTIMIVNIWATTGTMMVIFLAGLQDIPVTYYEAAMIDGANRWQMLRHITIPLLRPVIFFVVTMGVIGCFQVFDQIYVMTAGGPLDSTTTIAYLIYKWAFQSTTPFMGRASAVAFVLAGMILIVTVIQRRLIERPAEV, from the coding sequence ATGCCCCGGATCCGTCGCCGTCAGTTAGGGGAGTGGGTCGCCGCTTACGTCCTGCTCTCGCCCTATCTTTTCGTTTTCCTGGTTTTCAACGTCTTCGCCATCGCTTACGCCCTCTATCTCTCCTTCACCTACTTCGACTTGTTCAGCCCGCCCCGCTGGATCGGGCTGGGGAATTACCTCTATCTGCTCCGGGACGCCTTGTTCCTGCAGAAGGCGATCCCTAACACCTTAAAATACGTAGCGGTGGTGGTGCCGGTGCAGACGGTGATCAGCCTGCTTCTGGCCTTCGCCCTGGATCAAGAGATCAAGTTCCGCCGTTTCTTCCGCACCCTCTTCTATGTCCCCTCGGTGACCTCCTCGGTGGTGATCAGCCTGATCTTCCTCTGGCTGTTCAAAAAGACGGGAGTGATCAACCAGATCCTGGGCCTCTCCATCGACTGGCTGAACAGCCCAACTTTCGCCCTGCCAACCATCATGATCGTGAACATCTGGGCCACTACGGGGACCATGATGGTGATCTTCCTGGCGGGCCTCCAGGACATCCCGGTCACTTACTATGAGGCGGCGATGATCGATGGGGCGAACCGCTGGCAGATGCTCCGCCACATCACCATCCCCCTGCTTCGCCCGGTGATTTTCTTCGTCGTCACCATGGGGGTCATCGGCTGCTTCCAGGTGTTCGACCAGATCTACGTGATGACGGCCGGGGGACCCCTGGATTCCACCACCACGATTGCTTACCTGATTTACAAGTGGGCCTTCCAGAGCACCACCCCCTTCATGGGGCGGGCCTCGGCCGTGGCCTTCGTGCTGGCCGGGATGATCCTGATCGTGACCGTGATCCAGCGCCGCCTGATCGAGCGCCCAGCGGAGGTGTAA
- a CDS encoding carbohydrate ABC transporter permease, which produces MAVEAMAPAKPVVRYRDEFAWWDRIKKPIFYGVLIGWSVVAATPFFLTVVFSLKPLTHLYEPPFLLPIPFTLENYLKVVTEFRHLFPRWMLNSAFVAGLLAVVRTLFCAMGGYAFARLRFPGRDLLFWAMLVTMMIPGQVTLIPNFLIIRQMKLLDSLMALIVPGIAGAFGVFMMTQFYKNLPRELEEAAMIDGAGWFTIFFRIVLPISRPALLTLALFTFQGEWNAFMWPLIVLNSPEKFTLPLGLSWFKGEYYTVYSVVLAGSMFNSVPILLLFFLFQGYFTRGIALTGLREG; this is translated from the coding sequence ATGGCTGTGGAAGCGATGGCCCCCGCCAAGCCTGTCGTTCGCTATCGGGATGAGTTCGCATGGTGGGATCGGATCAAGAAGCCGATCTTCTACGGGGTCCTGATCGGATGGTCCGTCGTCGCTGCGACGCCTTTCTTCCTGACCGTGGTTTTCTCCCTCAAGCCCCTCACACACCTCTATGAGCCGCCATTCCTCCTGCCGATCCCTTTCACGCTGGAAAACTACCTGAAGGTGGTCACCGAGTTCCGGCACCTTTTCCCCCGCTGGATGCTCAACAGCGCCTTCGTGGCCGGGCTGCTGGCGGTGGTCCGCACCCTCTTCTGTGCCATGGGGGGCTATGCCTTCGCCCGGCTCCGCTTCCCGGGGCGGGATCTCCTCTTCTGGGCCATGCTGGTCACGATGATGATCCCCGGCCAGGTCACATTGATCCCGAACTTTCTGATTATCCGTCAGATGAAGCTCCTGGACAGCCTGATGGCCCTGATCGTGCCGGGGATCGCCGGGGCCTTTGGGGTGTTCATGATGACCCAGTTCTACAAGAACCTCCCCCGGGAGCTGGAGGAGGCGGCGATGATCGATGGGGCCGGATGGTTCACGATCTTCTTCCGCATCGTCCTGCCCATCAGCCGGCCGGCCCTGCTGACGCTGGCCCTATTCACCTTCCAGGGGGAGTGGAACGCCTTCATGTGGCCCCTGATCGTGCTCAACTCCCCGGAGAAATTCACCCTGCCCCTGGGCCTGAGCTGGTTCAAAGGGGAATATTACACGGTTTACTCGGTGGTCCTCGCCGGGTCGATGTTCAACAGCGTGCCGATCCTGCTGCTCTTCTTCCTGTTCCAGGGCTATTTCACCCGGGGCATCGCCCTCACGGGGCTGCGGGAAGGGTAG
- a CDS encoding MFS transporter, whose protein sequence is MPFRSVFRSLQAISMAVPWWQESAAGRSRILRRFWWDGVLARLSDAFVVDYVPLFALTMGAGPREIGWLNGLAQLIYAALLIPGARLAERWGHRKALVMMSVGLARANLLLWALMPFFLSGPPAVRLIVLTGALRVGLWGLGLPAWTSLAGDWVPREIRGRYFGWRNIGSGLAALAGVAAAGAMITALGGVQGYQAAFAIAFLVGGIGWMLFASIPEIGPGVVRGKRLPPWREVRQQPAFLRYLAMAGTWNFAVFLAGPFFNVHLVRNLRADARTVGLLSMVSTLTALLGQWVFGRWSDRIGAPRGLLWAGVWIPLLPWAWLLARSPWHVLPINALAGFLWAGFELCSLNTLLAFSPPETRPRYAALYNLVSGISAALGAATGGWIAAGWGFYPLFALSGFGRALAIGVYRWKVLPCLSEGDLQKPSGSEGDPSELALSG, encoded by the coding sequence ATGCCCTTCCGTTCGGTCTTCCGAAGCCTTCAGGCGATCTCTATGGCCGTGCCATGGTGGCAGGAATCGGCGGCGGGCCGTTCCCGCATCCTGCGCCGGTTCTGGTGGGATGGGGTGCTGGCCCGTCTCTCCGATGCGTTTGTGGTGGATTACGTGCCCCTCTTCGCCCTGACCATGGGCGCTGGACCGCGGGAGATCGGCTGGCTGAATGGCCTGGCCCAGCTGATCTACGCGGCTCTCCTGATCCCGGGGGCCCGCCTGGCCGAGCGCTGGGGCCATCGCAAGGCGCTGGTGATGATGTCCGTAGGCCTCGCCCGCGCGAATCTCTTGCTCTGGGCTCTCATGCCGTTCTTTCTCTCCGGCCCTCCGGCGGTCCGCCTGATCGTCCTCACAGGGGCATTGCGCGTCGGCTTGTGGGGATTGGGATTGCCGGCATGGACCAGCCTGGCAGGCGACTGGGTGCCGCGGGAGATTCGAGGACGCTATTTCGGCTGGCGGAATATCGGCAGCGGACTGGCGGCCCTGGCCGGGGTTGCAGCCGCCGGCGCCATGATCACCGCCCTCGGCGGCGTCCAGGGTTATCAGGCCGCCTTCGCCATCGCTTTTCTGGTAGGGGGGATCGGATGGATGCTGTTCGCCAGCATCCCGGAGATCGGCCCCGGCGTGGTGCGAGGCAAACGACTGCCTCCATGGCGTGAGGTCCGACAACAGCCAGCATTCCTTCGCTATCTGGCCATGGCCGGGACATGGAACTTCGCCGTCTTCCTGGCCGGCCCTTTCTTCAACGTCCACCTGGTCCGGAACCTGAGAGCAGATGCCCGCACGGTCGGCTTGCTCTCCATGGTGTCGACGCTAACGGCCCTGCTCGGCCAGTGGGTCTTCGGGCGCTGGAGCGATCGCATCGGTGCCCCTCGAGGGTTGCTGTGGGCAGGTGTCTGGATCCCTCTGCTCCCATGGGCATGGCTGCTGGCTCGCTCGCCGTGGCACGTCCTCCCGATCAACGCCCTGGCCGGCTTCCTGTGGGCCGGCTTCGAGCTGTGCAGCCTGAATACTCTCCTCGCCTTCTCGCCTCCGGAAACCCGGCCCCGCTATGCGGCCCTTTACAATCTCGTCTCCGGGATATCGGCAGCCCTGGGGGCCGCGACGGGGGGATGGATCGCCGCCGGATGGGGCTTTTATCCGTTGTTTGCCCTCTCGGGATTCGGACGAGCTCTGGCCATCGGCGTCTATCGCTGGAAGGTTCTCCCCTGCCTTTCAGAAGGAGACCTGCAAAAGCCGTCGGGTTCGGAGGGAGATCCATCGGAGCTCGCTCTTTCAGGGTGA